A genomic region of Carassius carassius chromosome 27, fCarCar2.1, whole genome shotgun sequence contains the following coding sequences:
- the LOC132106427 gene encoding paired box protein Pax-1-like isoform X2 has translation MQMDQTYGEVNQLGGVFVNGRPLPNAIRVRIVELAQLGIRPCDISRQLRVSHGCVSKILARYNETGSILPGAIGGSKPRVTTPNVVKSIRDYKQGDPGIFAWEIRDRLLADGVCDKYNVPSVSSISRILRNKIGNLSQPSHYDSKPSPPQISYNPMYPYSYQNAMSPTGSKLGSPPAVSVSLSRAWPSVHTVSNILGIRAFMDPAALAGTESYQQKMEDWTGVNRPSFPSVHAVNGIDKPPTESDIKYTQGSSNLSAYVPACAYSATNQYGVYGGHAGNYGHWQSQGASLTHPNTGTMIQSPMHTAISFKNPPREERKSPLSKQQHEGLSGIHGLSES, from the exons ATGCAAATGG ATCAGACGTACGGGGAGGTGAATCAGCTCGGCGGGGTGTTTGTGAACGGTCGGCCTCTTCCTAACGCGATCCGGGTCCGGATCGTCGAACTGGCGCAGCTCGGGATCAGGCCTTGTGACATAAGCCGACAGCTCCGGGTCTCTCATGGCTGTGTGAGCAAAATTCTGGCCAGGTACAACGAGACCGGCTCCATTTTACCGGGTGCTATCGGTGGGAGTAAACCCCGTGTCACGACGCCAAACGTGGTGAAGAGCATACGGGATTACAAACAGGGCGATCCTGGAATATTCGCTTGGGAAATACGCGACAGACTGCTGGCCGACGGAGTGTGTGACAAATATAACGTTCCTTCTGTGAGCTCCATCAGTCGCATTTTGAGAAACAAGATTGGAAACCTGTCTCAGCCGAGTCACTACGACAGCAAACCCTCTCCTCCGCAAATCTCTTATAATCCTATGTATCCGTATTCATACCAGAACGCCATGTCTCCAACCGGCTCCAAACTCGGCAGTCCTCCGGCTGTGTCTGTCAGCCTGTCCCGGGCCTGGCCCTCCGTTCACACCGTCAGCAACATATTAGGAATACGGGCTTTCATGGACCCCGCAG cTCTTGCCGGAACAGAGAGTTACCAGCAGAAAATGGAGGACTGGACGGGCGTTAACAGACCTTCATTTCCTTCCGTTCACGCAGTCAACGGGATCGACAAACCTCCAACAGAAAGTGACATTAAGTACACACAG ggttCATCAAATTTATCGGCGTATGTTCCTGCGTGCGCATACTCCGCCACTAATCAGTACGGCGTTTACGGTGGACACGCCGGTAACTACGGGCACTGGCAGTCTCAGGGCGCGAGCCTCACCCATCCAAACACCGGGACCATGATACAGAGCCCTATGCACACCGCCATATCATTCAAAAACCCGCCCAGAGAAG AAAGAAAGAGTCCTCTGAGCAAACAGCAGCACGAGGGTCTGAGCGGCATTCATGGCCTCTCAGAGTCATAA
- the LOC132106427 gene encoding paired box protein Pax-1-like isoform X1, with translation MQMDQTYGEVNQLGGVFVNGRPLPNAIRVRIVELAQLGIRPCDISRQLRVSHGCVSKILARYNETGSILPGAIGGSKPRVTTPNVVKSIRDYKQGDPGIFAWEIRDRLLADGVCDKYNVPSVSSISRILRNKIGNLSQPSHYDSKPSPPQISYNPMYPYSYQNAMSPTGSKLGSPPAVSVSLSRAWPSVHTVSNILGIRAFMDPAALAGTESYQQKMEDWTGVNRPSFPSVHAVNGIDKPPTESDIKYTQGSSNLSAYVPACAYSATNQYGVYGGHAGNYGHWQSQGASLTHPNTGTMIQSPMHTAISFKNPPREAERKSPLSKQQHEGLSGIHGLSES, from the exons ATGCAAATGG ATCAGACGTACGGGGAGGTGAATCAGCTCGGCGGGGTGTTTGTGAACGGTCGGCCTCTTCCTAACGCGATCCGGGTCCGGATCGTCGAACTGGCGCAGCTCGGGATCAGGCCTTGTGACATAAGCCGACAGCTCCGGGTCTCTCATGGCTGTGTGAGCAAAATTCTGGCCAGGTACAACGAGACCGGCTCCATTTTACCGGGTGCTATCGGTGGGAGTAAACCCCGTGTCACGACGCCAAACGTGGTGAAGAGCATACGGGATTACAAACAGGGCGATCCTGGAATATTCGCTTGGGAAATACGCGACAGACTGCTGGCCGACGGAGTGTGTGACAAATATAACGTTCCTTCTGTGAGCTCCATCAGTCGCATTTTGAGAAACAAGATTGGAAACCTGTCTCAGCCGAGTCACTACGACAGCAAACCCTCTCCTCCGCAAATCTCTTATAATCCTATGTATCCGTATTCATACCAGAACGCCATGTCTCCAACCGGCTCCAAACTCGGCAGTCCTCCGGCTGTGTCTGTCAGCCTGTCCCGGGCCTGGCCCTCCGTTCACACCGTCAGCAACATATTAGGAATACGGGCTTTCATGGACCCCGCAG cTCTTGCCGGAACAGAGAGTTACCAGCAGAAAATGGAGGACTGGACGGGCGTTAACAGACCTTCATTTCCTTCCGTTCACGCAGTCAACGGGATCGACAAACCTCCAACAGAAAGTGACATTAAGTACACACAG ggttCATCAAATTTATCGGCGTATGTTCCTGCGTGCGCATACTCCGCCACTAATCAGTACGGCGTTTACGGTGGACACGCCGGTAACTACGGGCACTGGCAGTCTCAGGGCGCGAGCCTCACCCATCCAAACACCGGGACCATGATACAGAGCCCTATGCACACCGCCATATCATTCAAAAACCCGCCCAGAGAAG CAGAAAGAAAGAGTCCTCTGAGCAAACAGCAGCACGAGGGTCTGAGCGGCATTCATGGCCTCTCAGAGTCATAA